One window of Tepidanaerobacter acetatoxydans Re1 genomic DNA carries:
- a CDS encoding alpha/beta hydrolase family protein — protein sequence MERLQFKIPVGYYHFHDDVGLNFQFNRALINQCPMEEMMEAAQSIRKYEDVRSIMTSLAEKAFKEGRTLNAAFYYRFAEFFCFGNTEEKKRLFNQFMQLFYQALENDRIERHKVQYYGGYLKAIRIKNNALPKGTIVVHGGGDSFVEEFYLSVRWLVDVGFEVIMFEGPGQGEPLQKYYLKMTHEWEKPTKAILDYFNLDAVTLIGISLGGYFALRAAAFEKRIKRVIAWNVVYDFFECIMGRNGMLKYYIINGLVSANAKTLINYIARKQMQKSEMEKWIYDQMMYAYGVETPFEYLKTLKKYRCTKHVSQNVTQDVLILAGAEDHIIPLRMYERQLKALTNANSVAGRVFTKKDHASNHCQVGNVVLALHFIVDWLNTKS from the coding sequence ATGGAAAGATTACAATTTAAGATACCTGTTGGGTATTACCATTTCCATGATGATGTTGGATTGAATTTTCAATTTAACAGGGCTCTAATCAACCAATGTCCTATGGAAGAAATGATGGAAGCTGCACAAAGTATTCGTAAATATGAGGATGTCAGGAGCATAATGACCTCATTAGCAGAAAAAGCGTTCAAAGAAGGCCGAACGCTGAATGCGGCTTTCTATTATAGATTTGCCGAATTTTTCTGTTTTGGCAATACGGAAGAAAAGAAGCGGTTGTTTAATCAGTTTATGCAGCTCTTCTATCAGGCATTAGAAAACGATAGAATTGAGCGCCATAAAGTTCAATATTATGGAGGTTATCTGAAGGCTATCCGAATCAAAAACAATGCTTTGCCCAAGGGAACAATTGTTGTTCATGGCGGCGGCGATTCATTTGTTGAGGAATTTTACCTGTCAGTTCGATGGCTCGTAGATGTGGGGTTTGAAGTTATCATGTTTGAAGGGCCCGGGCAGGGAGAGCCCTTGCAAAAGTACTACTTAAAAATGACTCATGAATGGGAGAAACCCACAAAGGCAATTCTGGATTATTTTAATCTGGATGCTGTAACATTAATTGGTATATCATTAGGAGGGTATTTTGCCCTGCGTGCTGCGGCATTTGAAAAAAGAATCAAACGAGTTATTGCATGGAATGTGGTGTATGATTTCTTTGAATGTATCATGGGAAGAAACGGAATGCTTAAATATTACATCATAAATGGACTTGTATCAGCCAATGCAAAAACATTAATAAACTATATTGCTCGAAAGCAGATGCAAAAGAGTGAAATGGAAAAATGGATTTATGATCAAATGATGTATGCATATGGCGTTGAAACTCCTTTTGAATATCTAAAAACACTGAAAAAATATAGATGTACAAAACATGTTTCGCAAAATGTTACACAGGATGTGTTAATTTTAGCCGGAGCCGAGGATCATATTATTCCTTTAAGGATGTATGAACGGCAGTTAAAGGCGCTGACGAATGCAAATAGCGTTGCAGGCCGTGTTTTTACGAAAAAAGATCATGCATCAAATCATTGTCAGGTTGGAAATGTCGTGTTGGCATTGCATTTTATTGTTGACTGGCTTAATACGAAATCATAA
- the hisZ gene encoding ATP phosphoribosyltransferase regulatory subunit: MTKYFRKPAGVKDYLPPQARKKRRIEKISSDILEKWGYEEVIAPSFEYLETFVKSGQPGFAEKVFKFFDRQGGVMALRPDITTSIARMVATHYSEHSMPLRFYYMANVFRFQEMRKGREQEFYQTGAELIGISGIEADIEIIILASFILEEIGIDNFIINVGHIKFLEGLLDEIEDDPLLKDDIAQAIKNKNFVLLKNLIEANVLKSNTKEIFSALPYFYGGPEILDEIIKFPLNDKCVEAISDLAKLWKVLKNFDNINLTFDPGLARGMDYYTGIVFEIYSPNAGFPLGGGGRYDTLLDKFNGSRPATGFALSEDVILSVLDKDMKDIYEPTYLFYNPKRFVEALDKAEEMRKHGIIVKMIPSEKHNSHS; the protein is encoded by the coding sequence ATGACCAAATACTTTCGAAAGCCTGCAGGTGTTAAAGATTACTTGCCGCCGCAAGCTCGTAAAAAAAGGCGGATTGAAAAAATAAGCAGTGATATATTGGAGAAATGGGGCTATGAAGAAGTAATAGCACCATCTTTTGAATACCTAGAGACATTTGTAAAAAGCGGCCAACCGGGGTTTGCGGAAAAGGTGTTCAAGTTTTTTGACAGGCAGGGTGGGGTTATGGCTTTAAGACCTGATATTACCACATCAATCGCCAGAATGGTTGCAACACATTACAGCGAGCATTCTATGCCTTTAAGATTCTATTATATGGCAAATGTTTTTAGATTTCAGGAGATGCGCAAGGGCAGAGAGCAAGAATTTTATCAAACTGGTGCTGAACTTATAGGCATTTCAGGAATAGAAGCTGATATTGAAATTATAATATTAGCATCTTTCATATTAGAGGAGATAGGCATAGATAATTTTATAATAAATGTAGGGCATATAAAATTTTTAGAAGGGCTTTTAGATGAAATAGAGGATGATCCGCTACTAAAGGATGATATAGCTCAAGCAATCAAGAATAAGAATTTTGTGCTGCTCAAAAATTTAATTGAAGCAAATGTACTCAAATCTAACACCAAAGAAATATTTTCAGCTCTACCGTATTTTTATGGTGGCCCGGAGATATTAGATGAGATTATAAAGTTTCCGCTTAACGACAAATGTGTTGAGGCCATATCGGACCTTGCCAAGCTATGGAAAGTACTAAAAAATTTCGACAATATTAATCTTACTTTTGATCCCGGCCTTGCTCGCGGCATGGATTATTATACAGGGATAGTATTTGAGATATATTCACCAAATGCAGGATTCCCTTTAGGGGGCGGGGGACGATATGATACACTGCTCGATAAGTTTAACGGATCTCGACCGGCAACGGGTTTTGCCTTAAGTGAGGATGTGATTCTTTCGGTTTTAGATAAAGACATGAAAGACATCTATGAACCTACATACTTATTTTATAACCCCAAAAGATTTGTTGAGGCATTAGATAAAGCAGAAGAAATGAGAAAACACGGTATTATAGTTAAAATGATACCTTCAGAAAAACATAATTCGCATAGTTAA
- the hisG gene encoding ATP phosphoribosyltransferase, with protein sequence MDLLKIALSKGRILSETLELFKKIQMDFEGVSEDSRKLFFDFEEYGVRMILAKPSDVPTYVEYGVADIGVAGKDVLLENKNDVFELMDLKLAQCRMVVAVPDGRPLNTPIYRVATSYPCIAEEHFVKQGFPIEVIKLHGSVELGPVLGLSDAIVDIVSTGKTLEKNHLKILEEICPISSRLIANQVSFRIKSDVIMKLMEKLKEVV encoded by the coding sequence TTGGATTTATTAAAAATTGCCCTATCAAAAGGCAGAATTTTGTCGGAAACTCTTGAACTTTTTAAAAAAATACAAATGGATTTTGAAGGAGTAAGCGAAGATTCCCGCAAGCTTTTTTTTGATTTTGAAGAATATGGCGTAAGGATGATTTTGGCAAAACCTTCGGATGTTCCTACTTATGTTGAATATGGTGTGGCGGATATTGGAGTGGCAGGTAAGGATGTGCTGTTGGAAAACAAGAATGATGTTTTTGAGCTGATGGATTTAAAACTGGCACAGTGCCGTATGGTAGTTGCTGTTCCGGATGGCAGACCTTTAAATACTCCAATTTACAGGGTGGCAACCAGTTACCCGTGTATTGCAGAAGAACATTTTGTAAAACAGGGATTTCCCATAGAAGTTATAAAGCTTCATGGTTCTGTAGAATTAGGTCCAGTGTTGGGACTTTCGGATGCGATTGTAGATATTGTATCCACTGGTAAAACCCTTGAAAAAAATCACTTGAAAATCTTAGAAGAAATCTGTCCTATCAGCAGCAGACTTATAGCAAACCAAGTGAGCTTTCGAATAAAATCCGATGTAATAATGAAATTGATGGAAAAACTTAAAGAGGTTGTATGA
- the hisC gene encoding histidinol-phosphate transaminase — MLNRCCIREEITITSPIHFVREDILKLTPYMPSKEQCRIKLDANESPYDVPIEIKERIWNRLKEEHFNYYYDPSCDILRESLSGYTGADPDQIFVGSGGDEVINDIIMAFAGPGRDVIILVPTFSSYEIFSTVAGSNIIKVPLVKKQEYGRYFWDIDTAGIKQHFTKDKPQLMFLCYPNNPTGDYFNDEKLEDLIRDFNGIVVVDEAYFEFGGKTFADRIAKYPHVIVIRTFSKIFSLAGLRVGYAIGHEDAIKQLFKVKLPYNVSLFSQIAAVEILKETDWLKNMRNQFIDERKRLKEGLESIDGIMVYPSSSNFFLFELKKPRDMVYNELLKRGILTRRLDDKILENCLRFCIGTPEQNQFLLSCLREIMS, encoded by the coding sequence ATGTTGAATCGATGTTGCATTAGGGAGGAGATTACTATAACATCACCAATACACTTCGTAAGGGAAGATATATTAAAATTAACACCATATATGCCCTCAAAGGAACAATGTAGAATAAAGCTTGATGCTAATGAAAGTCCTTATGATGTACCAATTGAAATAAAAGAACGTATATGGAACAGATTGAAGGAGGAACACTTTAACTATTACTATGACCCGAGCTGCGATATTCTTAGGGAAAGTTTATCTGGATATACCGGAGCAGACCCTGACCAAATTTTTGTAGGCAGCGGCGGTGATGAAGTCATAAATGATATAATTATGGCTTTTGCTGGTCCGGGCCGTGATGTTATAATTTTAGTTCCAACATTTTCCAGTTATGAGATATTTTCTACCGTAGCCGGTTCCAATATTATTAAAGTGCCTCTTGTAAAAAAACAGGAATATGGCAGATACTTTTGGGATATTGACACTGCAGGAATAAAACAACACTTTACAAAAGACAAGCCGCAGCTGATGTTTCTGTGCTATCCCAATAATCCTACGGGCGATTATTTTAATGATGAGAAATTAGAGGATTTGATAAGGGATTTCAACGGTATTGTGGTCGTTGACGAGGCTTATTTTGAGTTTGGCGGCAAGACTTTTGCAGACCGAATTGCAAAGTATCCACATGTTATAGTTATTCGCACTTTTTCCAAGATATTTTCTTTGGCAGGTCTTCGGGTAGGATATGCCATCGGCCATGAAGATGCAATAAAACAGCTGTTTAAAGTTAAACTGCCATATAATGTGAGCCTTTTCTCACAAATTGCTGCAGTAGAGATTTTAAAGGAAACCGATTGGCTAAAAAACATGCGAAACCAATTTATAGATGAGCGAAAGCGTCTTAAGGAAGGCTTAGAATCCATTGATGGGATAATGGTATATCCAAGCTCATCAAACTTTTTTTTATTTGAACTAAAGAAACCAAGAGATATGGTATACAACGAGCTTTTAAAAAGAGGCATACTGACTCGTCGCTTAGATGATAAGATACTGGAGAACTGTTTGAGATTTTGCATAGGTACTCCTGAACAAAACCAGTTTCTTTTGTCTTGCTTAAGAGAAATCATGAGTTAA
- the hisB gene encoding imidazoleglycerol-phosphate dehydratase HisB translates to MRIAENYRSTKETQIKVKINLDGEGESNIKTPAFFLNHMLNLFSRHSLFNLDIEADGDVEVDFHHLTEDIGIVLGETFLKALGQKEGIKRYGSFYVPMDEALAFCAVDISGRPFIVFDAVFGRDKVGDFDVELVEEFFRAFASSARITLHLEAIRGQNTHHIIEALFKAFGRALKEAAAVDPREKGIPSTKGVL, encoded by the coding sequence ATGCGCATTGCTGAGAATTATAGGAGCACCAAAGAAACACAGATAAAAGTTAAAATTAATTTAGATGGTGAAGGCGAAAGCAACATTAAAACACCGGCATTTTTTTTAAATCATATGTTAAACCTGTTCTCTCGCCATTCCCTTTTTAATTTGGATATTGAGGCAGATGGCGATGTTGAGGTTGACTTTCATCATCTGACGGAAGATATAGGCATAGTTTTAGGCGAGACATTTTTAAAGGCCCTTGGCCAAAAAGAAGGTATCAAACGCTATGGAAGTTTCTATGTTCCCATGGATGAAGCACTGGCATTTTGTGCGGTGGATATAAGCGGCAGGCCTTTTATAGTTTTTGATGCCGTTTTTGGTAGGGATAAAGTAGGAGATTTTGATGTGGAGTTAGTTGAAGAGTTCTTTAGGGCATTTGCGAGCAGTGCACGAATTACACTTCATTTAGAGGCAATACGCGGTCAAAATACTCATCACATAATCGAAGCGCTTTTTAAAGCATTTGGCCGTGCATTAAAAGAAGCTGCAGCTGTCGACCCTAGAGAAAAGGGCATACCTTCAACAAAGGGCGTACTTTAA